The DNA region AGTCGGATTCCTGATGAAATCCTTGGGGAAGTTCAGACGGATAGGCTGTCGCGTCCATGTTCTCAAAGAGCGTGTATTCCTTTTTGAAGAACAGCTCGCATCGGCCCGTGGGTCCGTTACGCTGCTTACCGATGATGACTTCCGCATGATTTTTGAGCGGATTGTCCTCACTTTTGTTGTAGGCGGCGTCGCGATAGAGAAAGATGATGATATCCGCGTCCTGTTCGATGGCGCCGGATTCGCGAAGGTCCGACATCATGGGGCGTTTGTCCGTGCGTTCTTCCACCTTGCGGTTGAGCTGTGAAAGGGCGATGACCGGCACGTCCAGCTCTTTGGCCAGGGCCTTGAGGTGACGGGAAATATCGGAAATCTCCTGTTCGCGGGAGTCCGGACGGGCACTGGAGCGCATGAGCTGGAGGTAGTCGACCACCACCAGGCCGAGGTTGTGTTCCGCCTTGAGACGACGGCAACGGGCCTGGAGCTCCAATGTGGACAGGGCCGGGGTGTCGTCGATGAAAATCGGGGCCTGGGTGAGCACATCGCCGCCCTCGTGGAGGCTGAGCCAGTCCTGATCGTCCAGATAGCCGGTACGCAGGTTGCTGAGTTCCACCTTGCATTGCACTGCCAGCAAACGGGTCATGAGCTGCTCCATGCTCATTTCCAGGGAGAATATGGCCGTGGGGCATTCGGACCGGACCGCAGCCCGCAGGGCCACGTTCAGGGCGAATGCGGTCTTGCCCATGGAGGGGCGGCCCGCGATGATGATCAGGTCGGATTTCTGCAACCCGGCGGTCATGGCGTCAAAGTCGTGATAGTGGGTCTGGATGCCGGTGACCACGGACTTGTTGTTGAACCGGGCTGTCAGTTCTTCAAAGACCTTGGGCACGAGCTGACCGCTGGCCAGCATACCGCGCATTTCCTTGCTCTGGGCGATCTGGAAAATTTCCTTTTCCGATTCGTCCAGGACCTCGTCTACATCGCGGGAGGAAAAACAGTTGGAGATAATCCCGCTGGAAATATCGATGAGCTGGCGCAGGATGCACTTGTCGCGCACTATCTGCGCGTGATGCAAAGCATTGGATGCGCTGATGACGGAGTCGGAAAGTTCCGCCAGATAGACCGGACCGCCTACGGTTCCAAGGGTGTCGTTCTTGGCCAGCTGGTTGGCGACAGTGACCACGTCAATGGGCTGGTGAGTGTCGTACAGCTGGATGAAGGCCTTGAAGATGTCGCGATGGACAGGGGAATAGAAGTCCTGATCGGAGATGATATCCACCAGTTGGTGGAACATGTGTTCTGATTGGAAGACGCCGCCGAGAACGGCCTGTTCGGCTTCCAGGGAGTGTGGGGGAACTTTGCGTAATAGATCGGAAGAGGCCCTGTCCAGGGCCTCTTCCGGTTTATTGGCATATTGGCCTTTGTTAGGCCTCTGTGGTTTCGGCGTCTTCGGCATTCTCTACGGATTCCTCGACGGCCTCGGCCTCTTTTGCTTCGGGTTCTTTGATTTCTTCAACAGGACGGCCATGACGGATGACGGCGAGCTTCAGTACGCCGAGGACATCCGGGTGGAGACGAATCTCGATCTCGTACTCGCCGAGAGCGCGGATGGGTTCGGCCAGGAGGATCTTGCGGCGATCGATGTCGACGCCGGCTGCTTCCATGGCATCGCCGATGTTGGAGGTGGTGACAGAGCCGTAAAGCTTGTCGCCGTCGCCAACGCGCACTGCGATTTCAA from Pseudodesulfovibrio sp. S3 includes:
- the dnaB gene encoding replicative DNA helicase, with protein sequence MPKTPKPQRPNKGQYANKPEEALDRASSDLLRKVPPHSLEAEQAVLGGVFQSEHMFHQLVDIISDQDFYSPVHRDIFKAFIQLYDTHQPIDVVTVANQLAKNDTLGTVGGPVYLAELSDSVISASNALHHAQIVRDKCILRQLIDISSGIISNCFSSRDVDEVLDESEKEIFQIAQSKEMRGMLASGQLVPKVFEELTARFNNKSVVTGIQTHYHDFDAMTAGLQKSDLIIIAGRPSMGKTAFALNVALRAAVRSECPTAIFSLEMSMEQLMTRLLAVQCKVELSNLRTGYLDDQDWLSLHEGGDVLTQAPIFIDDTPALSTLELQARCRRLKAEHNLGLVVVDYLQLMRSSARPDSREQEISDISRHLKALAKELDVPVIALSQLNRKVEERTDKRPMMSDLRESGAIEQDADIIIFLYRDAAYNKSEDNPLKNHAEVIIGKQRNGPTGRCELFFKKEYTLFENMDATAYPSELPQGFHQESD
- the rplI gene encoding 50S ribosomal protein L9 — encoded protein: MKLILRADVDSLGRLGDIVTVKAGYGRNYLIPQGLAKPATNANLKAFELERRKLQEHADSLRAQAEGLADRIAANPVEIAVRVGDGDKLYGSVTTSNIGDAMEAAGVDIDRRKILLAEPIRALGEYEIEIRLHPDVLGVLKLAVIRHGRPVEEIKEPEAKEAEAVEESVENAEDAETTEA